The sequence CCTGCAGAAGCCAAAACATGCTCGCCCCAAAACTACATGCAGAAGGTCCTCTTCCTGCTCCATATCTGTCCCTGGAGCCGTCCTGCAGGGTGACTGATAACTTGGTGTCTTGTCCTTGGTGTGACATCGTCTGGACTCGGTGGGAGTAATTTGGTTACATTCAGGATGCAGAGAATCCAGTGAGTCTAGGGTAGCTGGGGCCTTCAGAGACCCCCCTGTTCGACCGCTGCATTTACAGGGAAGCACACCGAGCCCGGGGCTCAGTGACCAGCTCGCTGCTGTGGAATTCCTAAGTGGGCGCACGAGACGGCAGGCAGTGGGGGAGTGGGTGTGTGCAGACAGGCCACGCCTCCAGCGCTAAAGGGGACAGCTCTGGGCACTGCAGGCTACGGCCACTGCGGCCTCCCCTCGCCCACTCAGCGCCCACTCTGCTCTCTTCACGTCCTCTGTCTGCAGTGACACCTTCAGATTTTAATGGTCCTaaaggagggggcgggggaagaCCTTTCACTTCCCATCCAACCTCCTACCTACTCGTAGCTTTCAAATTTGCAGGCATGGTTGATTTGGGGACAGCCATCAACCTTAAAACAATATCCTCCTCTATGTATTTCCTACTTTCCTACCGGAAAGGAGGCAGACAGCTCATACATAGCTCATATCCCAATCCTTGCAGAGCCGTTGGGAAGAATGGTCCCCATTTTAACTCCCCCGGGGGAGCTACCTGTAGTCCTTAACCCCCAAGTTTAAGTACAGGCTCTTCTCCCACTGCAGATGGTTGTTTATCTGATCACCTGGAGGGTGCCTGGGAGCCGGGCTTTGAGAAACACAGGCACAGAAATGACAAAAACTAAATGGGGCCGCAGGCAGGATCTGCTGGGCATCTTTAGTCTCAGATCAAACGCAGCAGCCGGTCCCCACGTGGTCTTGTCACTTCGCCGCAGGAGGGAAACACTGATTTAAAGGGCACGAGTTTTCCTGAACCCTTTGCAGCCCTGAGTTCTTCCCCTCAGAAAGCACCTCGTTTCTGTGTGCCACTGGCCCGAAAGAAAGAAGGAGCCCTTCAACAGAAATACTTGTCCGTGTGATTCTGGCatactgaaaatgtatttatcaagaagatttaggggaaaaaaaaaaaagaagatttagggaattccctggcggtgcagtggttaggactcagcgctttctctgctggggcccgggttcgatccctggtcggggaactaagatcccacaagctttgtggcacagccaaaacatCCTGTTAGAAAACAAACCGTTTTTCACTGTCAAGTTGGATCACCAGAAGCTGTCCGTCTAGACCAGCTGTCTGTCAGAATTCTTTGCAGCTTCACACTGTGCTGCTGACTTCTGTTGTCAGGTCAGCGTAGAAAATGGCAACATAAAAATGCTGAGGACAGTCTGAGCCTCACTGCACCCCGTGGCCTTTGGAAGTGCTGGGTCACTTATCATTCCTCCACATTTAACGCCAAGACCTCTGTCTCTGGAAAAATGAACTCGCTTTCTTTTGTCTGGGCTTGGAGATGGTACAGTCCACCAGGCCGAGTAGCCAGAGACCGAGAGCCAGACCTTCTCCTTTAGCCCGGAGAGGGCCCCTATCAGGCCCTTCTCTTCATTCCAGGGCACTTGGTGGAAAgccctcattctttctttccaatacttttgtttttgtttttgttttttttgcccgTGCCGctcagcacgtgggatcttaatttcccgaccagggatcgaacctgggcccctgcagtggaagcacggagtcctaacccctggactgccagggaactgcAATTACCATTCCCCCGTGTCACTCTACCCAGAGTGTGCGCctgcgtgcacacgcacacacacactctctctcacacacacacacacacactctcacacacacacacacacacacacactcacacacacacacacacaccctccttccctcctcctgctccttctgtctctgtatctctctccCCGGCTTCAGTCCGTCTCCCACACAGCAGCCAGTGatctttgagaaataaaattctgattaCATCAGAACTGCAAGTCCTGTGGTTCCCCCCGCCCGCGCCGACCCCGTTTTCAGGGACGCAGGACTCCAGCCCCTGTCCTCTGCCTGGGAGGCAGCCAGCTCAAACTCCAGCCCCCCCGGAGCCCCCTTGGCactcccctctccctgcaccaGGTCTGCGCCCCTGGGGCCGGTGCCCTCTGCTGGCCACGTGCTGCCCCCTCTTGACTGGAGGCTCCCCTCTTGTTCCGTGGGGCCCCAGCACCCGGAGAAGAGCTGTACCCTGGCCCTGGCACAAGTTCCTCCCTCAGGTTCCACGGAGAACAACTGCCTCCTCCATGGTTTCCCTACCTTGGCTTTGTTTTTACAGTCCGTTGTGTTACACGTTGGCTATAAGCAGCCATGTGTCCTTTCATTATAGTGACAGCAGTCAGGTGCTTTCCTCTGATTTGCAAACAGATGCTATTGACAAGCACAGATCATTTCACGACAAGCATGGCTTCACTGGCAAGCGGGAACTCGAGCCTGAAGACGAAGCCAGGCCAGGTGAGAGGACTTTAATCTCAGGGCACACAGGGCAGTGGGGGGTATCGGGCCCCTGCCACCGCTGACCCACAGCCAGGGCCTGAGCTTGGCCCGGCCCCATCTGTCAGCCGCCAGGTACAGGAGCAGCAAACCTGAGGGTAAGGCCCAGGGGCGGCCACAAGGGGCTCAGGGCCTCCACTGCGCTGAGCCAGGCTCTGAGGGGGAGGGCGGGCCATGCCGGTGATGCCCCCAGGTGCCCAGGTCTAAGACAGGCACCAAGGTCGTCAACGCTGATCCCCTCTGGTTTCTAGGACGCGCTGACAGGCGGCTGCTGGAGAACAACGTCGTGCGCACGATAATCGAGTTTCTGACTTTCTTGCAGCTCAAAGGTATGTGAAATATTACCAGCATAAAATGCCACCTCTTAGAAGCCTGTGCACAAAAAAGAAACCTGTCAAGAAAGGATTCCACAGACTTCTCCTGGGAAGGAGCCGTGGTCCACCTACACACTGACAGGCACGCTGGCGGGTGGGGTTACAGGCGGGGGCATGGGAACCAGCCGCAAAGGGGCCTGGCTCGTTCACTCTGCTGGACCCACGTTTCTTGACGTGGTAACAGCGGCTGTACCTTCCGGGGCCCGGTTACCACACACAGCCAGGCTCTCCACGGACCACCTTAAAGCGTATCTTGGGAGTGCGGCAAGTGAAGGGAGCCCGCGGCCCCGATGGCCCTTTCACCCGCGCAGCCTCCAGTGGGGCTGGCTGCATTTAACCCCGACAGCTCTCCGCCCCGGGATCTCGTCCAGCTGACGAGAGGGCCTTTCTGTGACGCATTCAGCCCCAGCACTTCTGTGCCTCAGGGCTGTCATTCATGCCACCGTGAGGGGCAAAACTGCCCCTGTGGAGGGGGCTCAGAGCTCACCACGGGGAGGTGGCCTGGGGACACAGTGCGACATGGGCCACGTTGATGCTCCAGGGGAGACCTTGGGTGGTCAGGTTCTGCACATGACAGCTTTGCTGTCTAGTTGGAAGAGCAGAGACTGTCCTTGGGTTCTGTTTTGATCCATCCGCTCTCAGGCTCCGCCGACAGCTCTCCGCCCCGGGATCTCGTCCAGCTGACGGGGCCTTTCTGTGACGCATTCAGCCCCAGCACTTCTGTGCCTCAGGGCTGTCATTCATGCCACCGTGAGGGGCAAAACTGCCCCTGTGGAGGGGGCTCAGAGCTCACCACGGGGAGGTGGCCTGGGGACACAGTGCGACATGGGCCACGTTGATGCTCCAGGGGAGACCTTGGGTGGTCAGGTTCTGCACATGACAGCTTTGCTGTCTAGTTGGAAGAGCAGAGACTGTCCTTGGGTTCTGTTTTGATCCATCCGCTCTCAGGCTCCGCTGCCTTAGTTGAGGGACTTCAGGTGGgtgtgggagggggaaggagtgTGGGGAGGAGACCTAGGCCTGTGGCTTTTCCTTAGAAGCAGCCATGCGCAGGGGGACTGTGGGAGAAGAACTTGGAAACCTCAGAGCCAAGTAACTGATCCCCTCTGTTGGGGCCCAGTGCAGCCTCTGGGGAGACCTCTGCTGGAGAAAATCTGCTGGTGACTTTTCCAGTGAGGGGCAGACGGGCTCTtccgggttgtttgttttgttttggatgttGTAACATGCAACTTCTTTCATTAGGAGACATCGATTTTTATGCCCAAACAGGAATTACACTTTTTTAGAGTCTGACCGTTTCAAATGCATACTAAGTACGAGAGTTAAATGTGACATGTGCCTGATTCTGGGCTTGCTGCCGTGAGCATCTCTGCAGAGGACGAGCACTGGAGCTTTGCCCTCAGTGCGGCCCTCCCCTCTGCAGACGCCGGGGCCCTGGAGCGCCGGCCCGGTCTCCCCGCAGCAGTGTCCTCAGAAGGCGTGGAGCAGTCCTAGGAGGCTCCCAGGGCGGGTTCGGCTCTTCGTTGTCATTCTAAGTCAAGCTCGAAGATGATGATAATCGTATGGCAACGAACGCAGAGTCAACCACCCCTGTCCTCTCTGCCCTGATGCTGTGTTCTTAtcatttaaggtttttttccctttgatcatAATTTTGAGTGGCAAATAAAAAACCAGCAACAGCTTGTGATTATCGTTTCCTTCCACACGTCTGTCTTGTTGCCACTGCCAcctgtgtgtttttaaaagatgatgcTTGATTATAATCACACGTAATAGAGAAAAGTTTTACACCCAAATTCTACCATCCAGAGCATCTCTGAGACACTTTCTCTTGTCACTCATGTCCAGGGAACATAAAGTTATCTTAAGCTGAGTCAAACGTAATTATGAAGGTAAGTCTGTTTCTGagacaaacaaaaccacaaaacagaCAGAAGCCCTGGCCTCTGGAGCTGATATTTTAGGGAGATGGGAACCAAAAAGCCTAAAGAAACCCTAAACATGATAGATGAGAGAATTGTCTGGTGCTTGTGAAGGTGAAAAGTGACAACGAGAAGCAGCCACAGTGCCGGGGCCACGGGTGAAGTGGAGATTAACACGCACAGCGTTAAAGTCCGTGTGGCCGCGTTAGAAAGTAACTATCGTAAAAACCATAACTATTTTATGTGCTAGGTCAACGATGAGTTAAAGGCAGCATGTGGGGACAGTAATAGCAGAGATGGGGGGATCTCTggagcagaaatacaaagatcataCAGAAGAtccaaaaagaaaacaggcaaGGA is a genomic window of Physeter macrocephalus isolate SW-GA chromosome 16, ASM283717v5, whole genome shotgun sequence containing:
- the GAL gene encoding galanin peptides, which encodes MPRGCALLLASLLLAAALSATLGLGSPVKEKRGWTLNSAGYLLGPHAIDKHRSFHDKHGFTGKRELEPEDEARPGRADRRLLENNVVRTIIEFLTFLQLKDAGALERRPGLPAAVSSEGVEQS